CCGGTTCGGGGGCTTCCCCGGACCACGGCGGCCACCGGTCCCCGGAAACTCTCTGATCAAGTTCCTCGCCACCACCGACCACAAGCAGATCGGCCTGCTGTACCTGCTGACCTCCTTCGCGTTCTTCGTGCTGGCCGGGCTGCAGGCGATGCTGATGCGCGCCGAGCTGGCCCGCCCGGGGATGCAGATCCTCTCCCCGGAGCAGTACAACCAGCTCTTCACCTCGCACGGCGCCGTGATGCTGCTGCTGTTCGCGACGCCGGCGGCCTTCGGGTTCGGCAACTTCATCGTGCCGATCCAGATCGGCGCGCCCGACGTGTCGTTCCCCCGGCTCAACGCGCTGGCCTACTGGCTGTACCTGTTCGGCGGCCTGATGGTGATCGGCGGTTTCCTCACCCCGCAGGGCTCGGCAGACTTCGGCTGGACCGCGTACACCCCGCTCAGCGACGTCGAGCACAGCCCCGGCGTGGGCGCGAACATGTGGGTGATGGGCCTGGTCGTCTCCGGGCTGGGCACCATCCTCGGCGCGGTCAACCTGATCACCACGATCCTGACCCTGCGCGCACCCGGAATGACCATGTTCCGGATGCCGATCTTCACCTGGAACATGCTGTTCACCAGCGTGCTGGTGATCATGGTCTTCCCGCTCCTGGCCGCCGCACTGCTGGCGCTCTCGGCCGACCGGCTGCTCAACGCGCACGTCTACGACGCGGCCACCGGCGGCCCGATGCTCTGGCAACACCTGTTCTGGTTCTTCGGCCACCCCGAGGTGTACATCATCGCGCTGCCGTTCTTCGGCATCATCACCGAGGTCATCCCGGTCTTCTCCCGCAAGCCGCTCTTCGGCTACACCGGGATCGTGCTGGCCACCATCGCGATCACCGTGCTGTCCATGACGGTCTGGGCACACCACATGTTCGCCACCGGCCAGGTGCTGTTGCCGTTCTTCAGCATCGTCAGCTATCTGATCGCGGTGCCCACCGGCGTCAAGTTCTTCAACTGGATCGGCACCATGTGGAAGGGCCAGCTCACCTTCGAGACACCGATGCTGTTCGCCATCGGCTTCCTGGT
The nucleotide sequence above comes from Micromonospora sp. NBC_00389. Encoded proteins:
- the ctaD gene encoding aa3-type cytochrome oxidase subunit I, translated to MPKRVTTEPGRDRGPAILAPARFGGFPGPRRPPVPGNSLIKFLATTDHKQIGLLYLLTSFAFFVLAGLQAMLMRAELARPGMQILSPEQYNQLFTSHGAVMLLLFATPAAFGFGNFIVPIQIGAPDVSFPRLNALAYWLYLFGGLMVIGGFLTPQGSADFGWTAYTPLSDVEHSPGVGANMWVMGLVVSGLGTILGAVNLITTILTLRAPGMTMFRMPIFTWNMLFTSVLVIMVFPLLAAALLALSADRLLNAHVYDAATGGPMLWQHLFWFFGHPEVYIIALPFFGIITEVIPVFSRKPLFGYTGIVLATIAITVLSMTVWAHHMFATGQVLLPFFSIVSYLIAVPTGVKFFNWIGTMWKGQLTFETPMLFAIGFLVTFLLGGLTGVLLASPPANWHTHDTYFVVAHFHYVVFGTVVFALFAGYYFWWPKMTGRLLDERLGKAHFWTMFIGFHGTFLVHHWLGSEGMPRRYADYLPTDGFTTLNTVSTIFSFILGASTLFFIYNAWKSWRYGAMVTVDDPWGFSNSLEWATTCPPPLRNFDRMPRIRSERPAFDLKYGPLVADLGRDLPQRTTKPPQHFADELHMEHHAPESPAAEGAHGARDATEYQPAPQSGARPVDVPEPEGVRRPSFEESDAPQDRTDEPKPHERWRHPHSDGGDTEER